One Glandiceps talaboti chromosome 20, keGlaTala1.1, whole genome shotgun sequence genomic region harbors:
- the LOC144450955 gene encoding cytochrome P450 2F3-like, with protein sequence MEFTTLHLWFDLPTILLTAIVFQVTYWLCNRFRTSNLVLPPGPRGLPLLGNLFALANATPFRTLHDMAVKYGDVFTIRLGRQLVVVLNSYDAIREAMVKKADDFTGRPVLPFKTGLGTPNDGVVFANGEAWKSKRRVILKNLRAFGMGKAMMERKILDESCHLLREFGNNQGIAFNPADMTSNAVFNVICSVIVGERFEYDDSRFKVCMEAIYSMLKIGHQYCGIGFLFPGTGSLISFINRKQNSLNQQAIIETVKPYVDQHSSTYDPENIRDFIDVFLKITKDKDVSYETSSLQSQGNGLLDHRYVYAMIRDIFGAGTDTIKTTLMWAWLYMLKYPDIQKKVQEELDRVVGKDRQPNMSDRVNLPYTEATITEVLRLACAVPLSVPHWTMQDTTLYGFDIPKDTMIWCNIWSAGRDPKLWKNPDEFDPTRYIDPNGKFRRPAIHIPFGLGPRACLGEQLAKMELFLIFTCVLANYTLQPDDEFPLPDLTGAMHINLTPLDYVMKAVKRG encoded by the exons ATGGAGTTTACAACTTTACACTTGTGGTTTGATCTGCCTACGATTTTATTAACGGCCATTGTGTTCCAAGTAACATACTGGCTGTGTAATCGATTCCGAACCAGTAATCTTGTTTTACCACCTGGTCCACGGGGACTTCCCTTACTGGGTAATCTCTTTGCTCTCGCCAATGCGACACCGTTCCGTACTCTCCATGATATGGCCGTCAAGTATGGTGATGTTTTTACGATTCGATTGGGGAGGCAGCTGGTTGTGGTTCTCAATAGTTACGACGCTATAAGAGAAGCTATGGTCAAGAAAGCGGATGATTTTACTGGAAGGCCAGTCTTACCATTCAAAACTGGTTTGGGAACTCCAAATGATG GTGTCGTATTTGCCAATGGAGAGGCATGGAAATCTAAGCGTAGAGTAATATTAAAAAATCTACGCGCTTTTGGAATGGGGAAAGCGATGAtggaaagaaaaatattagacGAATCGTGTCATCTCCTACGGGAATTTGGCAACAACCAGGGGATAGCTTTTAATCCGGCAGACATGACGTCTAATGCAGTTTTTAATGTGATATGCTCTGTGATTGTTGGAGAACGATTTGAATATGACGATTCTCGATTCAAGGTCTGTATGGAAGCAATATACTCCATGTTGAAGATAGGTCACCAGTATTGTGGTATTGGATTTCTATTTCCTGGGACTGGATCACTCATTAGTTTTATCAACCGAAAGCAAAATTCTCTGAACCAACAAGCAATCATCGAAACAGTCAAACCGTATGTTGACCAGCACAGTAGCACATATGATCCGGAAAATATAAGGGATTTTATTGATGTGTTCttgaaaattacaaaagatAAAGACGTTTCGTATGAAACATCTTCATTGCAGTCGCAGGGGAACGGATTGCTTGACCATCGGTATGTTTATGCAATGATACGTGATATATTTGGAGCAGGAACTGacacaataaaaacaacacTGATGTGGGCATGGTTATACATGCTGAAATATCCAGACATACAGAAGAAAGTCCAAGAAGAATTAGACAGAGTCGTTGGTAAGGATAGACAACCCAATATGTCTGACAGAGTGAATCTACCCTATACAGAAGCTACCATTACTGAAGTGCTGCGATTGGCTTGTGCAGTGCCACTATCTGTACCACACTGGACCATGCAAGATACTACATTGTATGGGTTTGACATTCCTAAAGACACGATGATATGGTGTAATATCTGGAGTGCTGGTCGCGATCCAAAGTTGTGGAAGAATCCGGACGAGTTTGACCCAACTCGTTATATTGATCCGAATGGAAAGTTTAGAAGGCCAGCTATACACATACCATTTGGGCTAG GACCACGTGCATGCCTAGGAGAGCAGTTGGCGAAAATGGAGTTGTTCTTGATTTTCACCTGTGTGTTAGCAAACTACACTCTCCAGCCCGATGACGAGTTTCCGCTTCCGGATTTGACAGGCGCGATGCATATAAATCTTACTCCTTTGGATTACGTGATGAAGGCAGTGAAGAGAGGCTGA